Proteins encoded together in one Lachnospiraceae bacterium JLR.KK008 window:
- a CDS encoding AAA family ATPase, with product MAELKILNMDEIPATEVGWLWYPYIPYGKITIVHGDPGDGKTMMILQLAAILSRGDKLPCDDTEREPIRIIYQTAEDGLGDTIKPRLLAANADCTQIKVIDESEAALSMLDERIEQAINETGAKVIILDPVQAYIGSQINMNRANEVRNVLSQLGRVAEKYGCAVILVGHLNKVQGGKANYRGLGSIDFQATARSVLIVGRLKENKEVRVVAHEKSSLAPEGEPIAFELSKETGFVWKGHYDISIDDLLNGISREKKSEQAEKLIMDCLSDGKYQQQLILKKAQNIGISKRVLDEAKKSLGVKSIKEGNGWYWELPEEKGVSNC from the coding sequence ATGGCTGAGCTTAAAATTTTGAACATGGACGAGATACCTGCAACCGAGGTCGGGTGGCTTTGGTATCCGTATATTCCTTATGGAAAGATAACCATTGTCCACGGAGACCCTGGCGATGGAAAAACAATGATGATTTTACAGTTAGCTGCTATCTTATCAAGGGGAGATAAACTGCCTTGTGATGATACGGAGCGTGAGCCGATAAGAATTATTTACCAAACCGCAGAGGATGGACTTGGCGATACAATTAAGCCCCGTCTGCTTGCAGCCAATGCAGACTGTACGCAAATCAAGGTGATTGACGAGTCGGAAGCTGCACTCTCAATGCTTGATGAAAGAATTGAACAGGCAATTAATGAAACGGGCGCAAAGGTAATTATTTTGGACCCCGTACAAGCGTATATCGGCTCCCAAATTAATATGAACAGGGCAAACGAAGTCCGCAATGTTCTTTCGCAGTTAGGACGGGTAGCAGAAAAATATGGGTGCGCCGTTATCCTTGTCGGACACTTAAATAAAGTACAGGGCGGCAAAGCAAATTACAGAGGGCTTGGCTCAATTGACTTCCAAGCAACGGCACGAAGCGTACTCATTGTCGGCAGGCTCAAGGAAAACAAGGAAGTGCGGGTAGTTGCGCATGAAAAATCTTCCCTTGCGCCTGAGGGCGAGCCGATTGCTTTTGAACTGAGTAAAGAAACAGGATTTGTGTGGAAAGGTCATTATGATATTTCCATTGATGATTTATTGAACGGCATCAGCCGTGAAAAGAAATCCGAACAAGCAGAGAAATTAATTATGGATTGCCTGTCTGATGGGAAATACCAACAGCAGCTTATATTAAAGAAAGCACAGAATATCGGCATCTCAAAAAGAGTACTTGACGAAGCAAAAAAATCTCTCGGCGTTAAGTCAATAAAGGAAGGCAATGGGTGGTATTGGGAACTTCCCGAAGAAAAAGGAGTGAGTAACTGTTAA